Within Oribacterium sp. oral taxon 102, the genomic segment AACAGACATACTTCCCGCCTTCCCGCATCATCATTTCCATGCCGCTCAGAGGTTATCGTGGAAGCTGCATCGCTCGATCTCGGGCATCCCGTCAGAGAAGGTTTTATAGATATTGTCCTCAAACCGGCAGTCCGTAAACTCCGATGCGCTTTCCGGCATTGTCATGAAGTTATATTCCTTGCTGCCATTCTTCCGAAAGCTGCAATTCGTGAAACGGATAGAATAGCTGCCATTGAAATCAAGCATCTGGAAACCCGTACTGTCATGCATGTCGCAATTCTCCGCTTCCAGCATATAGGTTCCCCACAGGCTGATGATGCCGTAGGTACACTCATAGATTTCTGTATCCTTCAGATTGATATTGTAGCAGCTCTCCGCTTCCAGGCCGTAGCTGCCGCTTCCATACAGATGACAGCCCTGCAGCTGAACATCATCGCAGCCCTGCAGGAAAACGACACTCCCGGAGCAGGTTCCCGGTTCCACCCGATGCCCGAGGGTCAGTCCGCTGAGCTTGATTTGGCCGCAGTTATAGAACGGAAGCACCGGACGCACCGAGTCATCGATGCAGAGCTCCGTCAGCTCCTCCGACTCTGCCATAAGATACAAATCCCTCACAGAGCTGATATAGAAGCCTATGATCTCCGATCCCGAGCCGCCGGCCGTCAGGTGATCCCCCCCTCTCTCCTGTTTCCCTATCTCCGAAAGATCGTACACACCCGGCTTCAATATGATTTTTGTACGGTCTCCAATCGCTTCCGCAAGCTCCTCTGCGGTCGATACCGTAACAATGCGGGAATATCGGTAGTCCGAAGCATGCTTGATCTTCTCCGTCCCCTCCTTCAGAAAGGTCGAGACACTTTCCCATTCATCGTCCTCCCCATAGCTCCCCTTTTCCAGCTGCATCAGATCCTGCTCTGCATTCAGCGCGAAGCGCAGCGGCTCCTCTGCCCAGCGGCCCTTCTCTCCGACGAGGCTCCACTGTGGTCCCTCAGCGCCCTCATACAGCGGCTCCTCTACTTTCTCCATGATGACATGGTAGTATGTCATGCCTGTGCTGTACTGATACTGCACATCTCTGTAATCCGCATACAGCACGCCGTCTTCCACATAGAAAAAAACACTTTTCACAGCTCCGTCTCCATCCTCCGCCATCGTGAAGTTTGTGTTCTTCTCCCCCTCCTCATCGAAATAAGAATAGGTCCAGCAGATATTGGTCCATTCCCCCAAGAGCGTCTCCAGCTCCTGCTCTGTGAAGCCTCCGGCACCCTCTGTTTTCTTGTTTCCCTCTCGGAGCCTCTTCAGCAAATCCCCCCCCTCGTCCTTTTCTCCTTTTCCGGTCTCGGAGGACTCCGCCGTACCCTGCTCCCGCCCGGTCTTCTCCCCGCAGCCGATCAGCAGCAATCCTGTCAGCAGCAGAATGAGCCATAGCAGCCTGTGTCTCCGCCCTCTTCCATGCTTCGCGTTTCTTCTTGCCCTCATACCCTTACCTCCTTCTATAGGTTGTCTTAAAAAGAGGCGCATCATACCCCCGGTTTCCCATGGGCATAACGCGCCTGTCTTTTCGATACCATATTACAACCTGTCCAGTGCCGAAGACCAAACCCGCTCTCGGGCTCTCCGCGCATTTCTATGAGGTAATTTTACCTGATTTTACACGATATTACAAGCCTTCCCACCCTTTCGAAACCAGCTTCTCCGCGGTATAATGTAACCGTTCAGGGAAGCAGATCTTTATGACTGGTCTGCCCTCATTAGAAAACAGAAAGGACACGGAAAAGCATGAAAAAGCTGATCGAAGAGCTGCAGGCATACCTGCCCTGCAACGCGCAGGAGAAAAGAGATCGGGAGGCTCTGCTTGCCTATCTGAATCTGGAAGCACTGCCGGATCCCTTCACGCGGGAAAATCCCATTGCACACCTCACCGCTTCCGCATGGGTTACCGACTCCTCCCACAGCAGGATTCTCATGGCATATCATAATCTCTACCGCTCCTGGTCCTGGCTCGGAGGACATGCGGACGGCGAGCATGATCTCCGGCTCGTCGCGGAGAAGGAGGTACGCGAGGAGAGCGGGCTCCGGACGCTCCGTCTCCTCACGCCGGAGATTTTCTCTTTGGAAATCCTCACCGTAGACGGGCATGAAAAGCGCGGACAATATGTCACCTCGCACCTGCACCTGAATCTCACCTATCTTTTCGAGGCAGATCCCTCTGAACCTGTCCGCTGTAAACCGGATGAGAATGCCGCTGTCACCTGG encodes:
- a CDS encoding NUDIX hydrolase, which translates into the protein MKKLIEELQAYLPCNAQEKRDREALLAYLNLEALPDPFTRENPIAHLTASAWVTDSSHSRILMAYHNLYRSWSWLGGHADGEHDLRLVAEKEVREESGLRTLRLLTPEIFSLEILTVDGHEKRGQYVTSHLHLNLTYLFEADPSEPVRCKPDENAAVTWFPREEAVSRSSEPWFRERIYAKLNEKLLRF
- a CDS encoding right-handed parallel beta-helix repeat-containing protein; translated protein: MRARRNAKHGRGRRHRLLWLILLLTGLLLIGCGEKTGREQGTAESSETGKGEKDEGGDLLKRLREGNKKTEGAGGFTEQELETLLGEWTNICWTYSYFDEEGEKNTNFTMAEDGDGAVKSVFFYVEDGVLYADYRDVQYQYSTGMTYYHVIMEKVEEPLYEGAEGPQWSLVGEKGRWAEEPLRFALNAEQDLMQLEKGSYGEDDEWESVSTFLKEGTEKIKHASDYRYSRIVTVSTAEELAEAIGDRTKIILKPGVYDLSEIGKQERGGDHLTAGGSGSEIIGFYISSVRDLYLMAESEELTELCIDDSVRPVLPFYNCGQIKLSGLTLGHRVEPGTCSGSVVFLQGCDDVQLQGCHLYGSGSYGLEAESCYNINLKDTEIYECTYGIISLWGTYMLEAENCDMHDSTGFQMLDFNGSYSIRFTNCSFRKNGSKEYNFMTMPESASEFTDCRFEDNIYKTFSDGMPEIERCSFHDNL